A genomic window from Triticum urartu cultivar G1812 chromosome 7, Tu2.1, whole genome shotgun sequence includes:
- the LOC125524936 gene encoding 16.0 kDa heat shock protein, peroxisomal-like, whose protein sequence is MADLFFGGSPFRRLLYARPLASATAAMDWVETPTSHVLRINVPGLGKDDVKIQVEDGNVLSVRGAAKEKGKEGNEEEAVWHVAERGKTEFAREVALPEHVRVEQIRASVDNGVLTVVVPKEPAPARPRTRPIAVSSKL, encoded by the coding sequence ATGGCGGACCTCTTCTTCGGGGGAAGCCCCTTCCGGCGGCTCCTCTACGCCCGCCCCTTGGCCTCCGCCACGGCGGCCATGGACTGGGTGGAGACCCCGACCTCCCACGTCCTCCGGATCAACGTCCCGGGGCTGGGCAAGGACGACGTCAAGATCCAGGTGGAGGACGGCAACGTGCTCAGCGTCAGGGGCGCGGCgaaggagaaggggaaggagGGAAACGAGGAAGAGGCAGTGTGGCACGTGGCGGAGCGCGGGAAGACGGAGTTCGCGCGGGAGGTGGCGCTGCCGGAGCACGTCAGGGTGGAGCAGATCAGGGCCAGCGTCGACAACGGCGTGCTCACCGTCGTCGTGCCCAAGGAGCCCGCTCCGGCACGGCCCCGGACCAGGCCCATCGCGGTCTCCAGCAAGCTGTGA
- the LOC125518601 gene encoding citrate-binding protein-like, giving the protein MDARAPSTGDPADGFTAVRLSESNFALQRPFDESSGARYSFDGTVRKLWVLSSDKATTTAPAWQFEAYGYVPSGTTGVCIMQVFGAGEAASTLMLHVYDGALRYYNRQLVEDAIYDRWFRLNVVHDVDASTLTVYIDGEQKLHVQGRGGHSHYFKFGVYGQRQESSRMESRWKDVKILKKD; this is encoded by the exons ATGGACGCACGGGCACCCAGTACCGGGGACCCGGCGGATGGGTTCACTGCGGTGAGGCTCAGCGAAAGCAACTTCGCGCTGCAGCGCCCGTTCGACGAGTCCAGCGGTGCACGCTACAGCTTCGACGGCACCGTGCGGAAGCTCTGGGTGCTCTCCTCTGACAA GGCTACGACTACAGCTCCGGCGTGGCAGTTCGAGGCCTACGGGTACGTCCCCTCCGGCACCACGGGAGTATGTATCATGCAGGTGTTTGGCGCCGGCGAGGCCGCCAGCACGCTCATGCTGCACGTCTACGATGGCGCACTGCGGTACTACAACCGGCAGCTCGTCGAGGATGCCATCTATGACAGATGGTTCCGGCTGAACGTAGTCCACGACGTCGATGCATCGACACTCACCGTGTACATCGACGGCGAGCAGAAGTTGCACGTCCAGGGCCGCGGCGGCCACTCGCACTACTTCAAGTTCGGCGTGTACGGGCAGCGCCAGGAGTCCAGCCGCATGGAGTCCCGCTGGAAGGACGTCAAAATCCTCAAGAAAGATTAG